CGGCGACCGAGATGTCCTTCGCCATGATCGGCGGCGGCAGCGCCTTGGTGATCCGGTCGGCGATCGCGAATCCCGGCTGGCCGAACTGGACCCGGGCCGAGTCCTTCAGCGCCGCCTTGGTCTTAATGGTGCCGAAGGTGATGACCTGAGCGACCTTGTCCTCGCCCCACTTCTGACTCGCGTAGCGGACCATCTCACCGCGGCGGCGATCGTCGAAGTCGATGTCGATATCGGGCATCGACACGCGCTCGGGGTTGAGGAAGCGCTCGAACAGCAGCCCGTAGGGCAGCGGGTCGATGTTGGTGATCCCCAGCGCCCAGGCGACGATCGAACCGGCCGCCGAACCGCGGCCGGGACCGACGCGGATCCCGACCTCGTGCGCGTGGGCGATGAGGTCGCCGACCACCAGGAAGTAGGCCGGGAAACCCATCTGGATGATGATGTCGAGCTCGACGTTCGCCCGCTCCAGGTATTCCTGCGGGATCTCGGTGCCGGCGAACCGTCGCTGCGCCAACCCGGCCATGACCTCCTTGCGCAGGAAGGTCGACTCGCTCTCCCCCTCCGGCACCGGGAACACCGGCATCCGGTCGCGGTGGGTGAAGACCTCGTCGTAGGACTCGACGCGCTCGGCGATCTCCACCGTGGAATCACAGGCGCCCGGCACCTGCGAATCCCACAGCTCGCGCATCTCCCGCGCCGACTTCAGGTAGTAGCCGTCGCCGTCGAACTTGAAGCGCGTCGGGTCGGAGAGCGTCTTGCCGGTCTGTACGCAGAGCAGGGCCTCGTGCGCACCGGCGTCGGCCTGGGTCACGTAGTGGCAGTCGTTGGTGGCGAGCGGTTTGATGCCGAGTTTGCGACCGATGTCGAGTAGCCCCTCGCGCACCCGGCTCTCGATCTCGATGCCGTGTTCCATGACTTCGAGGTAGAAGTTCTCCGGGCCGAAGATGTCGCGCCACTTCGCGGCCGCCTCCAGCGCCTCGCGGTCGTGCCCCAGCCGCAGCCGGGTCTGCACCTCGCCCGACGGGCAGCCGGTCGTCGCGATGATCCCGGAGGAGTGCTCCGCGATCAGTTCCGCGTCCATGCGCGCCCACTTGCCCAACTGGCCCTCGATCGACGCGAGCGAGGACAGCTTGAACAGGTTGCGCAGGCCCGTCGCGTTCGCGGCGACCATCGTCATGTGCGTGTAGGCGCCGCTACCGGAGACGTCGTCGGAGCGCTGGTCCGGCGTGCCCCACTGCACGCGCTTGGTGGTGAACCGCGACTCCGGGGCGATATACGCCTCGATGCCGATGATCGGCTTGATGTCGTTGCGCTTGGCGACGTTGTAGAACTCGCTCGCGCCGAACATGTTGCCGTGGTCGGTCATGCCGAGCGCGGTCATGCCCAGGCCCTTGGCCTCGGCGAACATGGGACCGACCTTCGCCGCACCGTCGAGCATCGAATACTCGGTGTGGTTGTGCAGGTGGACGAAGGATCCGGAGTCGGTCACGGCGTCCACTCTAGGACGCGGGTCGGACACTCATCGGCCGCCACGCCCGGACGTGATTGGTGTGGCAGATGTGACACCGATCCGGGTGCGCCCGGACGCGGCTCAACCCTGCCGCAGGACGTCCAGCGCGTGCTGGAGATCCTCCGGGTACTCGCTGATGAACCGGACCTCGCGACCGTCGGCGGGGTGGGCGAAGGCCAACTCGCGCGCGTGCAGCCACTGCCGGTCCAGGCCGAGCCGCTTGGCGAGCACCGGGTCGGCACCGTAGGTCGGGTCGCCGCAGCACGGATGGTGCAGCGCCGAGAAGTGCACCCGGATCTGGTGGGTGCGCCCGGTCTCCAGGTGGACGTCGAGCAGCGACGCCGCCGCGAACATCTCCAGCGTGTCGTAATGCGTCACCGACGGCTTGCCCGAGGCGGTGACCGCGAACCGCCAGTCGTTGCCCGGATGGCGGCCGATCGGGGCGTCGATCGTCCCCGAGGGCGGATCGAGGTGTCCCTGCACCAGCGCGTGATAGCGCTTCTCGACGGTGCGCTGCTTGAAGGCGCGTTTGAGCACCGAGTAGGCGTGCTCGGAGACGGCCAGCACCATCAGGCCCGAGGTGCCGACGTCGAGGCGCTGCACGATCCCCTGCCGCTCGGCCGCGCCGGAGGTGGAGATGCGGAACCCGGCCGCCTCCAGCGCCCCGACGACCGTCGGCCCCGACCAGCCCTGCGACGGGTGGGCGGCCACGCCGACCGGCTTGTCCACGACGATGATGTCCGAGTCGTGGTAGACGACGCCCAGGTCTTCGACGGGGGTCGGCTCGACGCGCAGCGGCTGGGCCGGTTCGGGCAGCAGGACGTCGAGCATGGCCCCGGCGGGGAGCTTGTCGGATTTGCCGACGACCGCCCCGTCGACGGTGATGTCGCCGGCCGCGGCGAGCTCGGCCGCCACGGTGCGCGAGAGGCCGAGGATGCGCGCCACCCCGGCGTCCACCCGCATCTGGGCCACCCCGTCGGGCACCGGCAGCGTCCGCGACTCACGCACGGGTGTCGCCCGTCTCGATATCCGCGGCGGCCGGATCACCGGCACCCTCTCCCTCGACGGCGCCGCGCCGACGGGCCGCCCACCCGCTGCGCCCGCCGTCGTAGTCGAATCCGAGGATCGTGAGCACCACGAGGAGCGCCGCGCCGCAGACGACGGCGGAGTCGGCCACGTTGAACACCGGCCACCACCCGACCGCGATGAAGTCGACGACGTGGCCGCGCAGCACCCCGGGCGAGCGGAACACCCGGTCGATGAGGTTGCCCAACGCACCGCCGAGGACCAGCCCCAGACCCAACATCCACCACCCGGAGCGCAGCCGTCCGGCCAGCCGGATGATTGCCGCGACGACGACGATCGCGATGATCGTGAGCACCCAGGTGTACCCGGTCGCCATCGAGAAGGCCGCGCCGCTGTTGCGCAGCAGGACCAGCCGGAACCAACTGCCGACGAGGTAGACCGGGTCGCGATCCTCCAGGTGCGCCACCGCCCACGTCTTCGTCGCCACGTCGGCCAGCACCACCGCGAGCGCGGTGCCGAACACCGTGAGGGTCGTCAGGTATCGCTTCTGCACGTCGCCCAGGGTACTGGTGCGCCCATTCCCGCCCGCTAGTCTGGGGCCGTGCTTGCCGCGACGACCTCCCCGACCGCCCGACCGACGGCACTGTGCGGGCGGCTGCTGGGTTCGACCGCCGTGGCGTTGCTCGCGCTCTGCCTGCCCGCATGCGGATCGAAGGACTCGGGTGCCGACACCGCGCCGTGCGCCGCCGAATCGACGACCGCCGATGCGACCGTCCGGCCGATCCCGTTGGCGCAACCGACCGTCGAACTGGTCTCCGCGGGCGACGGCGACCGCGCGGTGTTGCGCGCCGCGCCGGACCGCGGGTCGGCCCAACACGTGCGCTTCTCGGCGACGACGACGGTGCTGTCGCGGTTGGCCGACGCACCCGCCGACGACAAGGAGTCCTCGTCGCGGCAGGACCAGGCGGTCAACGTCGAGCTGACCGCACGGCACCATTGCACCGACGACGCCGACGTCGCGCTGCGCTTCGATTCCTTCTCCGCCGCCGACCCCGTCGTCGCCGGCGATCTCGGCAAGGACTCCGGCTCGCGCGGCGGCCTGACGGTGGGCGCGGCGCGCGTACCGATCTCGCTGCGCTTGTGGCCGAACGGCGGCGCCCCGGACAACTCCCGCGCGATCATCGAGAACACCCTGGTGACGGCATTGCAGACGACGGTCGCCCTGCCGGATCAGCCGGTCGGCACCGGTGCGACGTGGCGCTCGACCCGGACACTGCTCGGCGCCACGACGCTGCGCCAGACCATCACCGCCACGCTGCGCGGGCGCACCGGCGACGCCGTCGACCTCGACGTCTCCCTCGACGAGTCCCCGACGGGCTCGGACTACACGGTGCCCGGTACCAGTCAGACCCTGCGGATCGCCCGCTATTCGTCGCTCGGCCGCGGAACGCTGCGCATCGACCTGCGCCGCGCGCTGCCGGTCGGCGGGAAGCTCGACCTGCGCGGTGCGCGCGAGCTGATCGGCGCCGACGCCGCCCATCCCCTGGTCCAGCAGACCCGCTACCAGCTCTCCTGGACCGGGTAGCGCCCCAACCCCGCCGAGTGGGCACCTGAATCGCGTCGAGTGGGCACCCGCCGGATACGACGAGACCCGCCACCGGTCCGTTCGGTCCGGTGACGGGTCTGCGTCGCTGGTGGTTATCCCGCGGGGTGCGGCTTGTGCTTCGACGCGCCTGCGGGCGCCGGGCACATCGCGGTCCTCACGTTGTTGCCGCTGAGCAACGGGCACACGGTGTTCTTCGAGAGCTTCCAGCGGCCGTCGACGTAGACGATGCCCGCCTCGGCCTTCGCCGGCGGGTTCTCGCCGATCTTCAGCTGAACCTTGACGGTCGCGCGACGCGGGCCGTCGGGGATCACCGGCGGGAAGATCTTGTACGTGGCGTCCGGGTTCTCCTTGCGGGCCTGCACCAGCTTGTCGAACACGGCCGGATCCTTCTCCGACCCCTCGACCAGCTGGGTCTTCTCCGAGTTCGGCACGTTCGGGTCCAGCGCCATGTCCAGCATCGCGTTGAGCGTCTTGACCGTCGGACGCTTCTTCGGGTCAGTCACGCCGGTGATCACGTGCCCGCCGTCCGGGGCGGCCTGGGACGCCTCGGCTGACGAACTCACCGGGGGCAGTGACGGCAGGCCGTCGTCGTTGTTGCCGCCACCACAGGCGGCGAGCGACAGCGCCACGCCGACAACCATCGCGCCGGCAGCAATCTTCGGTAGTTTCACAGTCCAATCCCTCTCTGACGGCGCACAACGGCTGCGCACCTCTTGCCAAAGCCCCCATGAGGCTAGTCCACGCGACCCGTGAATTATCTGAGCGCCCGGGTCAACACGCCGTCAACGCTTGACCCCGCCGAATGGTTCCCACACGCTAGATCAGATGGGGACGAAA
This genomic interval from Gordonia sp. X0973 contains the following:
- a CDS encoding RluA family pseudouridine synthase; its protein translation is MRESRTLPVPDGVAQMRVDAGVARILGLSRTVAAELAAAGDITVDGAVVGKSDKLPAGAMLDVLLPEPAQPLRVEPTPVEDLGVVYHDSDIIVVDKPVGVAAHPSQGWSGPTVVGALEAAGFRISTSGAAERQGIVQRLDVGTSGLMVLAVSEHAYSVLKRAFKQRTVEKRYHALVQGHLDPPSGTIDAPIGRHPGNDWRFAVTASGKPSVTHYDTLEMFAAASLLDVHLETGRTHQIRVHFSALHHPCCGDPTYGADPVLAKRLGLDRQWLHARELAFAHPADGREVRFISEYPEDLQHALDVLRQG
- the lspA gene encoding signal peptidase II, with protein sequence MQKRYLTTLTVFGTALAVVLADVATKTWAVAHLEDRDPVYLVGSWFRLVLLRNSGAAFSMATGYTWVLTIIAIVVVAAIIRLAGRLRSGWWMLGLGLVLGGALGNLIDRVFRSPGVLRGHVVDFIAVGWWPVFNVADSAVVCGAALLVVLTILGFDYDGGRSGWAARRRGAVEGEGAGDPAAADIETGDTRA